The proteins below are encoded in one region of Thunnus maccoyii chromosome 24, fThuMac1.1, whole genome shotgun sequence:
- the LOC121892341 gene encoding FERM and PDZ domain-containing protein 4-like isoform X2, translating to MSHKNKTSGWPPPGPGSWGGLQGPPYSWDSMNSTREGGRDCLTNQVSQSSSLEEVHLDGVPPAPRLVEMRRDPVLGFGFVAGSEKPVVVRSVTPGGPSEGKLLPGDEIIMINDEPVSSAPRERVIDLVRSCKESIMLTVVQPYPSPKSAFISAAKKAMLKSNPVKVRFAEEVIINGQVPNPVKDNSLLFMPNVLKVYLENGQTKSFRFDSSTSIKDVILTLQEKLSIKCIEHFSLMLEHRTEGSGSKLLLLHEQEMLTQVTQRPGSDKMKCFFRISFVPRDPVELLRRDAVAFEYLYVQSCNDVVFERFGPELKYDAALRLAALQMYILTMTTRQSQKVSLKYIQKEWGLSLFLPPAVLSSMKEKNIKKALTHILKTNQNLVPPGKKLTALQAKVHYLRYLSELRLYGGREFKSILLQGEKQTEVTLLVGPRYGISHVINTRTNLVALLADFSHVNRIEILTEDETNVRLELHVLDVRPITLIMESSDAMNLACLTAGYYRLLVDSRRSIFSMAHCNSTGGDDNSQDRVLEWPYSTSLGDNEEPSPSQREVYNRDSEYSDNVQRENSISPYFHEPQNPDRDLGTRRSPLPPPLPPATRHKSQDSPRSAKVSFIFGGDPPLNKTKNLGYERLLESPEVPEHRPLYLHNNTDFRSQDRVPFQFSGLTHVYSNIISEEGGEEPLLRDLFYRDTTDDAEDDDDASCEEDSTGGTPVGDDRGGGDENCGNQGGGLATAAGKATFLTLSGSTDDIIDLTSLPPPEGDDGVDDDEEDTLLQTLNLAIAAPPPGFRDSSDEDAAPEGRPLSTRDNDDIPVSLIDAIPTRGEGESSRGGERRLENAVMHTLQALESLSVSEQRPPPPPPNSNNPGVYTSRGFSPESSSDSGNETNSSEMTEISELAATHRLSESHMRLLVATREGYQPLLEEKTEFPVSPSTAGTIQKKPRSPTRHLQPPAVPPRQSPLLDTASSGPDSLEVRSHTNLSSTLQRPSSTTPGGKHHKKSADSSGKYNTFSTREGHRGESGGSSSHLDLSQRTSFCERGESQRRQNSFLAENSLAEGLGVNSLPRDHHRIPRPASSTSDRLLDVVNMGECGTDNGATAVEQDEHLVVASLLSPTKKSKSGGSDQGSDIQSDHQPISRQQSVARLCEYHLAKRISNLQGEAHSSLQGSLCSSLDAGGSTNSSACATPTDSPLGPGMNESKHHHMQRHPLSSSSSSLLRVLNYEDSKPGIPHSIPGQSTQGKDLHPHADPALLRKMLPNIHPPAAGAEPVRPSSATPSKHKETTGTGSKRPYNDLHAKQQACFKGLNQKEGSEAYRQLINYLTVSQMHQGGKLHSAGMGGAVKKDTRRYITSNPQLVEMVKNRGNTIARCPCMPSSISSPFLSPNLVTPNTATMQMANKNPRSYHSATLPAKLKRSPDMHAQRPNDCLDLRPASAERRSSFSGLETELERSGMDPEHFLSLYKRDGCISRDGGFITGVNREGGGTANRPPPRSRSQPAGNTDDWFKSDPRAKHAVRQTPHSRPNDSLCFSAAPSVSCQRDLNPISLGRGDHPSAFIRQASTGARACITSPTPNTQSPPPPPPPPPPPPPPPLSLPTQANTSSSNSGCPLDSIHSIQSRQNQNHIHAVTPTLPQTDPFSNNLQRGRELKRSTSNVTASSGSVEVLFDKPTRSRSQQPLSPSVPQQGETKVQRRPTRKRLSKSYSQGSVSSHATCWSTGSRIDSRRASVAFPLQKDAKHMKGSQKLDTSPWRCNGPFSYCFFKRKSEGEEDEIEWERPRRSRGGNDIDNDSIAASAIFPCGSAVDAAGEQLYGEVLNNMSFSDRLARINALKDRMYGFPSGFTDVRRDASELIALVRSSVGRCDRGAQMPIHDVSQYKQLLSVESKELGRACRRMAQAHSSPEEMLLAVTCSFQVLCCLCEACMCLVKGLGLSASHQQREVVAKVDEVVMNYICLLKAAEAATVGAPGEHSVKALVRHSSTMSAIANALTRSLKTLLSK from the exons CCAAGTGTCCCAGAGCAGCTCCCTGGAAGAGGTTCATCTGGATGGCGTCCCCCCCGCCCCGCGCCTGGTGGAGATGAGGCGAGACCCTGTCCTGGGCTTCGGCTTTGTGGCAGGCAGTGAGAAACCGGTGGTGGTCCGCTCTGTCACGCCAG gtggtCCATCAGAGGGGAAGCTGTTGCCAGGTGATGAGATCATCATGATCAACGACGAACCTGTCAGTTCAGCTCCTAGAGAACGAGTCATCGACCTTGTCAG GAGCTGCAAAGAATCCATCATGTTGACTGTTGTCCAACCGTATCCT TCCCCTAAATCAGCGTTCATCAGTGCAGCCAAAAAAGCCATGCTCAAGTCCAATCCGGTCAAAGTGCGCTTTGCAGAGGAGGTCATTATAAACGGCCAGGTTCCA AACCCGGTGAAGGACAATTCTCTTCTGTTCATGCCAAATGTCCTGAAGGTCTACCTGGAGAACGGGCAGACAAAGTCTTTTCGCTTCGACAGCAGTACCTCTATCaag GATGTGATCCTGACCTTGCAAGAgaaactgtcaatcaaatgcaTCGAGCATTTCTCCCTCATGTTGGAGCACAGGACTGAAGGCTCTGGAAGCAAACTGCTTCTCCTGCACGAACAGGAGATGCTTACTCAG GTGACTCAGAGGCCCGGCTCTGACAAGATGAAGTGTTTCTTTAGAATCAGCTTCGTGCCCAGGGACCCCGTGGAGCTGCTTCGGAGAGACGCTGTGGCGTTTGAATACCTCTATGTACAG AGTTGTAACGATGTGGTCTTTGAGCGGTTTGGTCCGGAGCTGAAGTATGATGCCGCGCTGCGATTGGCCGCGCTGCAGATGTATATCCTCACCATGACGACCAGACAAAGCCAGAAGGTCTCTCTCAAATACATCCa AAAGGAGTGGGGTTTGTCACTGTTCCTGCCTCCTGCCGTGCTGTCCAGcatgaaggagaaaaacatcaaGAAAGCTCTGACGCACATCCTCAAGACCAACCAGAACCTCGTGCCTCCAGGGAAAAAA CTGACTGCATTGCAGGCCAAGGTGCATTACCTGAGGTACCTCAGTGAACTCAGACTCTATGGAGGGAGGGAGTTCAAATCAATACTTTTG CAAGgggagaaacagacagaggtgACACTGTTAGTGGGCCCTCGTTATGGCATCAGTCATGTCATCAACACCCGGACCAACCTGGTGGCCCTATTGGCTGACTTCAGCCATGTCAACCGCATCGAGATCCTCACTGAGGATGAGACCAATGTCCGACTGGAGCTGCATGTTCTTGATGTCAGG cccATCACACTGATCATGGAGTCGAGTGATGCAATGAATCTGGCCTGTCTAACAGCAGGCTACTATCGCCTCCTAGTGGACTCAAGGAGATCTATCTTCAGCATGGCCCACTGCAATAGCACAGGAGGGGATGACAATA GTCAGGATCGTGTCCTGGAGTGGCCATACAGCACATCTTTGGGGGACAACGAGGAGCCATCACCCAGCCAGAGAGAGGTCTATAACAGGGACTCTGAATATTCAGACAATgttcagagagaaaacagcatcTCTCCATACTTCCATGAACCCCAAAACCCTGACAGAGACCTTGGGACACGGAGAAGTCCTTTgccccctcctcttccccccGCTACCAGACACAAATCTCAAGACTCACCTCGGAGCGCCAAAGTGTCATTTATTTTCGGAGGAGACCCACCTTTGAACAAGACTAAGAACTTAGGCTATGAAAGACTTTTAGAGAGCCCTGAGGTACCTGAACACAGACCGCTCTACTTGCACAACAATACAGACTTTCGGTCACAGGATAGGGTGCCATTTCAATTCAGTGGTCTGACACATGTCTATAGTAACATTATAAGTGAGGAAGGTGGTGAGGAGCCACTGCTAAGAGATCTTTTTTATCGTGACACAACGGATGATGCAGAGGACGACGACGATGCTTCATGCGAAGAAGACTCTACTGGGGGGACACCAGTGGGTGATGacagaggaggtggagatgaaaaCTGCGGTAACCAAGGAGGAGGGTTAGCCACGGCAGCCGGCAAAGCTACCTTCCTCACGCTTTCTGGTTCtactgatgacatcattgatCTGACATCACTGCCTCCTCCTGAGGGAGACGACGGCGTTGACGATGACGAAGAAGACACACTGCTGCAGACGCTCAATCTTGCAATCGCAGCTCCACCGCCAGGCTTTCGGGACAGTTCAGATGAGGACGCAGCACCCGAGGGAAGGCCGCTAAGCACACGCGACAATGATGATATACCGGTATCGTTAATTGATGCCATTCCAACACGTGGAGAGGGAGAAAGTAGcaggggaggggagagaaggCTGGAAAATGCAGTCATGCACACTCTACAGGCACTTGAGTCTCTGTCTGTATCTGAACAGAGgcctccccctccaccacccAACAGTAACAATCCAG GTGTTTACACATCTCGAGGCTTTAGTCCAGAGTCTTCCTCAGATTCTGGCAACGAGACCAACTCCTCAGAGATGACCGAAATCTCTGAACTGGCTGCTACTCACAGGCTCAGCGAGAGTCACATGCGTCTTTTGGTGGCCACAAGGGAAGGATACCAACCTTTActtgaggaaaaaacagaattcCCCGTCTCACCTAGTACAGCAGGAACGATACAGAAGAAACCCCGTAGTCCAACACGCCACCTTCAGCCTCCAGCAGTTCCTCCGAGACAGAGCCCCCTTTTGGACACAGCATCATCAGGGCCAGACAGCTTGGAGGTGAGGTCCCATACTAACCTCTCCTCCACTCTCCAGCGCCCAAGTTCCACCACACCAGGAGGCAAGCATCACAAAAAGTCTGCAGACTCCAGTGGGAAATATAACACCTTCAGCACAAGGGAAGGACATAGAGGTGAGagtggtggcagcagcagccatcTTGACTTAAGTCAGCGCACTTCATTCTGTGAGCGAGGGGAGAGTCAAAGAAGACAGAATTCTTTTTTGGCAGAAAATTCCCTAGCCGAGGGCCTTGGGGTGAACAGCCTCCCCCGTGACCATCACAGAATTCCCCGCCCTGCTTCATCCACCTCTGATCGCCTGTTAGACGTTGTCAACATGGGGGAGTGTGGTACAGATAATGGAGCTACGGCTGTTGAACAAGATGAACATCTAGTTGTAGCATCGTTGCTGTCCCCAaccaaaaaatctaaatcaggGGGGTCTGACCAAGGATCAGACATACAAAGTGACCATCAGCCGATTTCAAGACAGCAGAGTGTTGCACGGTTGTGTGAGTACCATCTAGCAAAAAGGATTTCAAATTTGCAAGGAGAAGCCCACAGTTCACTACAGGGATCTCTGTGCTCATCTCTGGATGCTGGTGGCAGCACAAACAGTAGTGCCTGTGCCACCCCAACTGACTCACCACTTGGCCCTGGCATGAATGAATCAAAACACCACCATATGCAAAGGCACCCGCTTTCTAGTTCCTCCTCCTCATTACTCAGGGTGCTAAACTATGAAGATAGCAAACCTGGAATTCCCCACAGCATCCCTGGCCAGAGCACTCAGGGAAAAGACCTTCACCCTCATGCAGACCCTGCCCTCCTTCGGAAAATGCTGCCCAACATTCACCCTCCTGCTGCCGGGGCTGAACCAGTCCGTCCCTCCTCAGCCACACCGTCTAAGCATAAAGAGACCACAGGTACTGGAAGCAAGAGGCCCTACAATGATCTGCATGCTAAACAACAGGCCTGTTTTAAAGGGCTGAACCAGAAAGAAGGCAGTGAGGCCTACAGACAACTGATAAACTATCTAACAGTCAGCCAGATGCATCAGGGAGGAAAGCTGCACAGTGCAGGCATGGGAGGGGCAGTGAAAAAGGACACTAGACGCTATATCACTAGCAACCCTCAGCTTGTCGAAATGGTTAAGAATAGGGGGAACACAATTGCTCGCTGCCCATGTATGCCCTCCTCCATATCATCCCCATTCCTCAGCCCAAATTTAGTAACCCCTAATACAGCCACCATGCAGATGGCAAATAAAAATCCACGGTCATACCATTCCGCCACACTTCCTGCCAAACTCAAGAGAAGTCCTGATATGCATGCTCAGAGACCAAATGACTGTCTAGATTTGAGGCCAGCTTCAGCTGAGAGGAGAAGCTCCTTTTCTGGCCTGGAAACTGAGCTAGAGAGGAGTGGTATGGACCCAGAACACTTCCTGTCACTGTATAAGAGAGATGGCTGTATTAGCCGTGATGGGGGATTCATCACAGGTGTAAACCGCGAGGGTGGGGGTACTGCTAACCGCCCTCCACCTCGGTCAAGAAGCCAACCTGCAGGCAACACTGACGACTGGTTCAAATCAGACCCAAGGGCAAAACATGCAGTTCGTCAGACTCCTCATTCTCGTCCTAATgattctctttgtttctctgctgcCCCCAGTGTAAGTTGTCAACGAGACCTCAACCCCATCTCACTAGGAAGGGGAGACCACCCCTCAGCTTTTATCAGGCAGGCATCTACTGGGGCTAGAGCTTGCATTACATCCCCAACTCCCAACACACaatctccacctcctccaccacctcccccaccacctcctcctcctcctcctttgtcTCTACCCACACAAGCCAACACTAGCTCCAGCAACTCAGGATGCCCACTGGATTCCATCCATTCCATCCAGTCCCGGCAAAATCAGAACCACATTCATGCTGTTACCCCGACCTTGCCACAGACGGATCCCTTCAGCAATAATCTGCAAAGGGGCCGGGAGCTCAAACGCAGCACTAGCAATGTGACTGCCAGTTCTGGTAGTGTGGAAGTTCTCTTTGATAAGCCCACCCGAAGCCGGAGCCAGCAGCCCTTGTCACCATCTGTGCCCCAGCAAGGTGAGACCAAAGTCCAGCGGAGGCCAACAAGAAAGCGGCTCTCCAAGAGCTACTCCCAAGGCTCTGTATCTTCCCACGCCACATGCTGGTCTACAGGTAGTAGGATAGACAGTAGAAGGGCATCTGTTGCATTTCCTTTACAGAAAGATGCCAAACACATGAAGGGCTCTCAAAAATTGGATACCAGTCCCTGGAGATGCAATGGGCCTTTTAGCTACTGTTTCTTTAAACGTAAGAGTGAAGGCGAAGAGGATGAGATTGAGTGGGAGAGGCCCAGACGAAGCCGTGGTGGGAATGATATTGATAACGACAGTATTGCTGCATCGGCTATTTTCCCTTGTGGCTCAGCAGTGGATGCAGCCGGGGAACAGCTATATGGTGAGGTACTCAATAACATGAGCTTTAGTGACCGTCTGGCCCGAATCAACGCACTCAAGGACCGCATGTACGGCTTCCCTTCCGGCTTCACAGATGTCCGCCGTGATGCCAGTGAGCTCATTGCGCTGGTGAGATCCAGTGTAGGTCGCTGCGATCGTGGAGCCCAGATGCCTATCCATGATGTATCCCAGTACAAGCAGCTCCTCTCTGTTGAGTCGAAAGAATTAGGCCGGGCATGCCGGAGGATGGCACAGGCGCACAGTAGTCCTGAAGAGATGCTTCTGGCTGTAACTTGCAGCTTCCAGGTGCTATGTTGTCTCTGCGAAGCTTGTATGTGTCTGGTTAAGGGGCTTGGTCTCTCAGCCTCACACCAACAGAGAGAGGTTGTGGCGAAGGTCGACGAGGTCGTCATGAACTATATCTGTTTACTCAAAGCGGCTGAGGCTGCCACCGTGGGAGCACCAGGGGAGCACAGCGTGAAAGCCCTGGTCCGCCACTCCAGTACCATGTCGGCCATTGCTAACGCACTCACCCGCTCCCTTAAAACGCTGCTTAGCAAGTAG